In Brevibacterium zhoupengii, the following are encoded in one genomic region:
- the dut gene encoding dUTP diphosphatase, with translation MAEILKIDLKLLDAGITPPSYAHASDAGADLCSAIDFVLEPFERKVVPTGIAIALPTGTAGFVHPRSGLSSKHGVTVINAPGTIDAGYRGEIKVPLINLDARTPVRISRGDRIAQLVIQEIKQADFTLVESLDDSDRGAGGFGSTGGVQAGLTEKEV, from the coding sequence GTGGCAGAAATCCTGAAGATTGACCTCAAACTGCTCGACGCAGGCATCACTCCTCCCTCGTACGCGCACGCGTCCGATGCGGGTGCTGATCTATGCTCCGCGATCGACTTCGTTCTCGAACCATTTGAGCGCAAGGTTGTGCCCACCGGCATCGCAATCGCCCTCCCGACTGGCACCGCAGGATTCGTCCATCCGCGATCGGGCCTTTCCAGCAAGCACGGCGTGACCGTGATCAACGCCCCGGGTACGATCGACGCCGGCTATCGCGGTGAGATCAAGGTGCCGCTGATCAACCTCGACGCGCGGACCCCGGTGCGCATCTCACGCGGAGACCGCATCGCTCAGCTCGTCATCCAAGAAATCAAACAAGCAGACTTCACCCTCGTCGAATCGCTGGACGACAGCGATCGCGGCGCAGGGGGCTTCGGCTCCACCGGTGGGGTACAAGCAGGTCTGACCGAGAAAGAGGTGTGA